From a single Scomber japonicus isolate fScoJap1 chromosome 12, fScoJap1.pri, whole genome shotgun sequence genomic region:
- the LOC128369661 gene encoding coiled-coil domain-containing protein 178 — MPDVEPLRFPSREGRPNQQDQADLQAVCTGRRRTCALLNSPSPSVNHAIYHIQELKMKVENWCQQSGKYQPHIDQDKHHCSETLRFQSRDSDTEQVMSTKLFVEGIAISTRESCPLSPLLKKINDVLGEVVYLIERLEADRQYAEEGLHKEKRRKRFLENKVDCISLWKQQEHSLVVQKEHEACIRDITELKWQLKLERDKLDQVQEKLSHAEVLNQHLHKDINFSKKQIPIVRDNLEIQESLIDQINTEQAKADEVYSDTQNDLTLVQKEYKKMELDANNEKKSQEQILLAMKNQLANKLEDLNLLKILEKDLYAEIEDAEQTVALTEEKCAATTQRIPKIMELEKTEKDRISQLKYQIEEEMQKNKKLNEKLMALQEDIEKTKLKGEAEVSCVEEQLLSKRNAFAALRKENMDYEQNVEDYKIKISESEKAVKQMREERKQMLQKIIDNDEHWERAKEEVTQVVTQHSVTQTKLEEQEQLTFMEEQRARKEIENLRKNLTGQMTALEVLKSHCANINDELQRLQRRSVLANKKLKDEFESVSSTTEALEIQIEKAKKLTERLEKTESEHNNTLAILQREKKLKCDHLKVAKDLHTATIKRYDIIQSRTSDLTKKCEEYQNASEKMEQIVESMPAVIAELKSALDMAEFKDKSAALIMSTLQSDINNCLQRTQRSMQTHTAHVTARKKEMEDTKGALIIALKENKQLASEYEGLKKILMEAEQEAVSALTKKNHAHKSCHYYTQLSLLQKRMHKALVKYFKQRSLYSQAELDRCQSLSQETDQKIKTAQEGLSKEIQLISTFLQSLTDDSTTTDDAGVNKQASPDAAGSNDKSITMKQVTFMLLSGLI; from the exons ATGCCTGATGTTGAACCCCTCAGATTCCCATCAAGAGAGGGACGACCTAATCAACAAG ATCAAGCAGATCTTCAAGCTGTCTGCACAGGAAGACGTCGCACTTGTGCTTTGCTCAACAGTCCGTCACCAAGTGTCAACCACGCTATTTACCACATCCAAGAGCTGAAGATGAAGGTGGAGAACTGGTGTCAACAG TCTGGAAAATACCAGCCACACATTGATCAGGACAAGCACCACTGCAGTGAAACTTTAAG ATTTCAGTCCAGAGACTCAGATACTGAACAAGTGATGTCTACAAAGTTGTTTGTTGAAGGCATCGCAATCAGTACAAGAG AAAGTTGTCCATTATCGCCGCtattgaagaaaataaatgatgtccTTGGAGAGGTTGTGTATCTGATTGAGCGGCTGGAGGCTGATCGGCAGTATGCAGAGGAAGGTCTccacaaagagaagagaagaaaaagattttTGGAGAACAAAGTTGACTGTATTTCACTGTGGAAGCAACAAGAGCATTCTTTGGTTGTTCAAAAAG AGCATGAGGCTTGCATTAGAGACATCACTGAACTGAAGTGGCAGCTAAAACTAGAGCGAGACAAACTTGACCAGGTCCAGGAGAAACTGTCACATGCAGAGGTTTTGAACCAACACTTGCACAAGGACATAAACTTTTCCAAAAAACAAATTCCCATCGTGAGAGACAATCTGGAGATCCAGGAAAGCCTCATAGATCAAATCAACACTGAACAAGCAAAG GCTGATGAAGTATACTCAGATACACAAAATGATCTGACACTGGTTCAGAAGGAGTACAAAAAGATGGAGCTGGACGCCaacaatgaaaagaaatcaCAGGAGCAAATACTGTTGGCTATGAAGAATCAGCTGGCCAACAAATT AGAAGATTTAAACCTGTtgaagatccttgagaaagatCTATATGCTGAAATTGAGGATGCAGAACAGACAGTTGCTCTTACAGAAGAAAAGTGTGCTGCCACAACTCAACGTATCCCTAAAATAATGGAGCTtgagaaaactgaaaaagacaGA ATTTCAcaattaaaatatcaaattgaGGAGGAGAtgcaaaagaataaaaagttgAACGAGAAACTAATGGCATTACAAGAAGACATTGAGAAAACT AAACTTAAAGGAGAAGCAGAGGTTTCCTGTGTAGAAGAGCAGCTCCTTTCAAAACGTAATGCTTTTGCAGCTCTCCGTAAAGAAAACATGGACTATGAACAGAATGTGGAAGACTACAAGATAAAGATTTCTGAGAG TGAGAAAGCAGTGAAGCAGATGCGTGAGGAGAGGAAGCAGATGCTCCAGAAAATCATTGACAATGACGAACACTGGGAAAGGGCCAAGGAGGAAGTGACCCAAGTTGTAACCCAGCACAGTGTCACCCAGACTAAGCTGGAAGAGCAGGAGCAGCTGACCTTCATGGAAGAACAGAGGGCCAGG AAAGAGATCGAAAACCTGAGGAAAAATCTGACAGGTCAGATGACTGCCCTGGAAGTACTTAAG AGTCATTGTGCGAACATCAATGATGAACTCCAACGACTGCAGAGGCGCTCAGTGCTAGCCAACAAAAAGCTTAAAGATGAATTTGAAAGTGTGTCCTCGACAACAGAAGCTCTGGAGATACAAATTGAG AAAGCCAAGAAATTGACAGAACGTTTGGAAAAGACTGAGTctgaacacaacaacacattagCCATCctccagagagaaaaaaaactcaaatgtgACCACCTGAAAGTGGCAaag GATTTACACACTGCCACTATAAAGAGATATGACATCATCCAGAGCAGGACCAGTGACCTTACGAAGAAGTGCGAAGAATACCAAAACGCTTCAGAGAAAATGGAACAAATAGTTGAAAGCATGCCAGCAGTCATAGCGGAACTCAA AAGTGCTTTAGACATGGCTGAATTCAAAGACAAATCAGCTGCTCTCATAATGAGCACCTTGCAGTCTGATATTAATAACTGCCTACAACGAACACAGCGAtccatgcagacacacactgctcatgttacagcaagaaaaaaggaaatggaaGACACCAAG GGAGCACTAATAATCGCACTGAAGGAGAACAAACAGCTGGCCAGCGAGTACGAAGGTCTTAAGAAGATCCTTATGGAGGCCGAACAGGAGGCGGTGTCTGCGCTGACCAAGAAAAACCATGCACATAAATCTTGTCATTATTACACACAG CTCTCTTTGTTGCAGAAGAGGATGCACAAAGCTTTGGTGAAATACTTCAAACAACGCAGCCTCTACAGCCAGGCTGAACTGGACCGGTGCCAGTCTCTTTCTCAAGAGACCgaccagaaaataaaaacagcccaG GAGGGGTTGTCAAAAGAAATTCAGCTCATCTCTACATTCCTGCAATCCTTGACAGATGACTCTACTACCACTGATGATGCCGGGGTGAACAAACAAGCCAGTCCAGATGCTGCTGGATCGAATGA CAAATCCATAACAATGAAACAGGTGACTTTCATGCTGCTGTCAGGACTGATCTAA